In the genome of Mauremys mutica isolate MM-2020 ecotype Southern chromosome 8, ASM2049712v1, whole genome shotgun sequence, one region contains:
- the CATSPER3 gene encoding cation channel sperm-associated protein 3 isoform X1: MEPTESFHQRRLVSNLVVENFKSSSDSDVKHTLFWQFRRRDTEFCAYIRRLLQNPLLNSVMISIISLNAVFLGLETDYAIKLNSYAYLELADLIIISIYTTEILLKFYVDPLNYWRSGYNLFDVLLLLIAYLPYTIDKNDIKHYRTWNIINGFQALKILKLISYNRGMRSLITALGQTVKTVIYVLVLLFLLMFIFAILGYGLYGDPETGDSKNWGNLASALFTLFCLVTVDGWTDFQDELDQYGFSASRAFTIVFILLGFFLFFNMSIGVVIMNIQDSTQNYERELKAEKQAALQAKKQAILQRQQEEVNMLIHQQKTSEYKTFSELVEDFKKTLHHSDPMVLEDFCASIPFIDLYLTSLDLQDNTVYRLQELYYELVGTLNTILEDVREKSVLPPEKDMKS, encoded by the exons ATGGAGCCTACAGAATCTTTTCATCAGAGACGACTTGTGTCGAACTTGGTTGTTGAAAATTTTAAATCCTCGTCTGATTCTGACGTGAAACACACTCTGTTCTGGCAATTCAG GAGACGGGACACTGAATTTTGTGCATATATACGCAGATTACTGCAGAATCCCCTGCTCAACTCAGTCATGATAAGCATCATCTCACTCAATGCAGTGTTCTTGGGCTTGGAGACTGATTATGCTATTAAGCTTAATTCTTATGCATATCTGGAG ctgGCCGATCTGATTATTATATCCATCTACACCACAGAGATTTTGCTGAAGTTTTATGTGGATCCCTTGAATTACTGGAGGAGTGGCTATAACCTGTTTGATGTTCTCCTACTTCTCATTGCTTACCTCCCATATACCATTGACAAAAATGACATCAAACACTACAGGACATGGAACATAATTAATGGTTTCCAGGCACTCAAGATTCTGAAGCTTATCTCCTACAACAGAGGCATGAGG AGTTTGATAACGGCTCTAGGCCAGACTGTGAAGACTGTGATCTACGTCCTTGTCTTGCTGTTCCTGCTAATGTTTATCTTTGCCATTTTGGGTTACGGATTGTACGGAGACCCTGAAACGGGAGACAGTAAAAACTGGGGCAACCTCGCATCTGCTCTTTTCACTCTCTTCTGTTTAGTAACG GTCGATGGCTGGACGGACTTTCAGGATGAGTTAGACCAATATGGTTTTAGTGCTAGCCGAGCCTTCACAATAGTGTTCATCTTGCTGGGGTTCTTTCTGTTTTTCAATATGTCCATTGGAGTTGTGATTATGAATATCCAG GACTCCACTCAGAATTATGAACGAGAGCTTAAAGCAGAAAAACAAGCTGCTCTTCAGGCAAAAAAACAGGCCATATTACAAAGACAACAGGAAGAAGTAAACATGCTAATACACCAGCAG AAAACCAGTGAATATAAAACCTTCAGTGAATTGGTGGAGGACTTTAAAAAGACATTACATCATTCTGATCCTATGGTCTTAGAAGATTTTTGTGCCAGTATCCCATTTATTGATCTTTATTTGACATCCCTCGATCTTCAGGATAACACAGTTTATAG GTTACAAGAACTCTATTATGAACTAGTTGGTACGTTGAACACCATCTTGGAAGACGTAAGAGAAAAATCCGTGCTGCCCCCTGAGAAAGATATGAAGAGTTAA
- the CATSPER3 gene encoding cation channel sperm-associated protein 3 isoform X2, translating to MEPTESFHQRRLVSNLVVENFKSSSDSDVKHTLFWQFRRRDTEFCAYIRRLLQNPLLNSVMISIISLNAVFLGLETDYAIKLNSYAYLELADLIIISIYTTEILLKFYVDPLNYWRSGYNLFDVLLLLIAYLPYTIDKNDIKHYRTWNIINGFQALKILKLISYNRGMRSLITALGQTVKTVIYVLVLLFLLMFIFAILGYGLYGDPETGDSKNWGNLASALFTLFCLVTVDGWTDFQDELDQYGFSASRAFTIVFILLGFFLFFNMSIGVVIMNIQDSTQNYERELKAEKQAALQAKKQAILQRQQEEVNMLIHQQIWLRVKPEMPKHSERS from the exons ATGGAGCCTACAGAATCTTTTCATCAGAGACGACTTGTGTCGAACTTGGTTGTTGAAAATTTTAAATCCTCGTCTGATTCTGACGTGAAACACACTCTGTTCTGGCAATTCAG GAGACGGGACACTGAATTTTGTGCATATATACGCAGATTACTGCAGAATCCCCTGCTCAACTCAGTCATGATAAGCATCATCTCACTCAATGCAGTGTTCTTGGGCTTGGAGACTGATTATGCTATTAAGCTTAATTCTTATGCATATCTGGAG ctgGCCGATCTGATTATTATATCCATCTACACCACAGAGATTTTGCTGAAGTTTTATGTGGATCCCTTGAATTACTGGAGGAGTGGCTATAACCTGTTTGATGTTCTCCTACTTCTCATTGCTTACCTCCCATATACCATTGACAAAAATGACATCAAACACTACAGGACATGGAACATAATTAATGGTTTCCAGGCACTCAAGATTCTGAAGCTTATCTCCTACAACAGAGGCATGAGG AGTTTGATAACGGCTCTAGGCCAGACTGTGAAGACTGTGATCTACGTCCTTGTCTTGCTGTTCCTGCTAATGTTTATCTTTGCCATTTTGGGTTACGGATTGTACGGAGACCCTGAAACGGGAGACAGTAAAAACTGGGGCAACCTCGCATCTGCTCTTTTCACTCTCTTCTGTTTAGTAACG GTCGATGGCTGGACGGACTTTCAGGATGAGTTAGACCAATATGGTTTTAGTGCTAGCCGAGCCTTCACAATAGTGTTCATCTTGCTGGGGTTCTTTCTGTTTTTCAATATGTCCATTGGAGTTGTGATTATGAATATCCAG GACTCCACTCAGAATTATGAACGAGAGCTTAAAGCAGAAAAACAAGCTGCTCTTCAGGCAAAAAAACAGGCCATATTACAAAGACAACAGGAAGAAGTAAACATGCTAATACACCAGCAG ATATGGCTGCGAGTGAAGCCAGAAATGCCGAAGCACAGCGAGAGGTCTTAA